Proteins from a single region of Segatella copri:
- a CDS encoding TlpA family protein disulfide reductase, which yields MKRILCVLIAAIWLCTCWAGNGKKPIVWEQPIAESNQLFNDPFQSQLNIYRVEFADDETRVFMHITFRPHYWVKFVKETYLLADGKKYLVKSCDGLKLDEEHYMLSSGKEDVVFHFAPLPKKTRKFDFLEGDGKENFKIFGIESIDTRIKQLFSSLWRNDATGDWEIGFYDDFAIYDCRYWQYKQKNQKGDKYSFILTDGKSDLAVNIDKPQHGKRTMSINGKKAEYSLITTSTLPDYPQKDETTSLKDTHNKPDTAIVVGWLRNMPKELWDRGQEYCVKYEDLFCTFKEVSNYSKLDSLGRFEIKVPLINSTEVFMDWKHTYVNTVLEPGETYYLLYDFKVGHAIFMGKNCRLQNELLAHPIPMINAGYAGKSENKVPAQEMMQILESRYKEAEGNLRKQIEKSASISRCYQEYAAQYLLCIYATDILQGAYHVKDNVFPQEYVSQVEKIWKEIPQPYTQFRDYNMLTKDLIDQEARLKYSTPMGKTYGFLFTNYYPELLRKHKAQGDIAITNSEIATVEQWAKNLDSMTIKQYQTTDAKEQEKIGNAFSNSALAKRATAIIGREDIAKMLKDETPLLDVYYALHIADSMGCSQRQKNVIISKAILHVLERLAMPLNSYGLDLVEHSISSEVLREKVLAEHRKYLSLQNSDITASIKTAPQDMSDGEKLLRHILEPYKGKLVLLDVWGIWCAPCKMALAHSKEEFERLAPYDVVYLYMVSNSPEESWKNLIKRNNLVGDNIVHYNLPAAQQSAIENYLNIHSFPSYRLFDKGGNLVDVKVDARQLDNLEKIIKELNR from the coding sequence ATGAAAAGAATCCTTTGTGTACTTATCGCAGCCATCTGGCTCTGCACTTGCTGGGCAGGGAATGGCAAGAAACCTATTGTCTGGGAACAGCCGATAGCTGAATCGAACCAGCTATTTAATGATCCTTTTCAATCTCAGCTCAACATCTATCGTGTGGAATTCGCAGATGATGAAACACGAGTGTTCATGCACATCACTTTTCGCCCACACTATTGGGTAAAGTTTGTGAAGGAAACCTATCTTCTTGCTGATGGCAAGAAATATCTCGTCAAGAGCTGTGATGGACTGAAACTTGACGAAGAACACTATATGCTTAGTTCAGGCAAGGAGGATGTGGTCTTCCATTTCGCACCGCTCCCCAAGAAGACCCGAAAGTTTGACTTCCTGGAAGGTGACGGCAAAGAGAACTTCAAGATATTTGGCATCGAGAGTATCGATACCCGCATCAAACAGCTCTTCTCCTCGCTTTGGCGAAACGATGCGACCGGCGATTGGGAGATAGGATTCTACGATGATTTCGCCATCTACGACTGCCGTTACTGGCAATACAAGCAGAAAAATCAGAAGGGCGATAAGTACTCTTTCATCCTTACCGATGGCAAGAGCGACCTGGCTGTCAACATCGACAAACCTCAACATGGCAAGCGCACGATGAGCATCAACGGCAAGAAAGCCGAATATTCGCTCATTACCACTTCCACCCTTCCGGATTATCCGCAGAAAGATGAGACCACAAGTCTGAAGGATACTCATAACAAGCCCGATACGGCTATTGTTGTGGGATGGCTCAGAAATATGCCTAAGGAACTTTGGGATAGAGGGCAGGAGTATTGTGTGAAGTATGAGGATCTTTTCTGTACATTCAAGGAAGTGAGTAATTATAGCAAGCTCGATTCACTTGGCAGATTTGAGATCAAAGTACCCCTCATCAACTCTACCGAGGTTTTCATGGACTGGAAACATACTTATGTCAACACGGTATTGGAGCCGGGTGAGACCTATTATCTGCTTTATGACTTCAAGGTTGGACATGCTATCTTCATGGGTAAGAACTGTCGCTTGCAAAACGAACTGCTGGCGCATCCTATCCCAATGATTAACGCAGGCTATGCAGGTAAGTCTGAGAATAAGGTTCCAGCCCAGGAGATGATGCAGATTCTTGAATCCAGATATAAGGAGGCTGAAGGGAACTTACGGAAACAGATAGAAAAATCGGCATCTATTTCCAGATGTTATCAGGAGTATGCGGCTCAATACCTTCTCTGCATTTATGCTACGGATATCTTGCAAGGAGCATATCACGTGAAAGACAATGTTTTCCCTCAGGAATATGTGAGCCAAGTGGAAAAAATATGGAAGGAGATTCCGCAGCCTTATACTCAGTTTCGTGACTATAATATGTTGACAAAAGATCTCATCGACCAGGAAGCAAGATTAAAGTACAGTACACCCATGGGGAAGACCTATGGATTCTTGTTCACCAATTATTATCCGGAACTGTTGAGAAAGCACAAGGCTCAGGGGGATATTGCGATAACAAATTCTGAAATTGCTACGGTGGAACAATGGGCTAAGAATCTGGATAGCATGACTATCAAGCAATATCAGACGACAGATGCCAAGGAGCAGGAGAAAATAGGAAATGCTTTTTCCAACTCAGCCCTTGCCAAGCGCGCTACTGCTATCATTGGAAGAGAAGATATTGCCAAGATGCTTAAGGATGAGACTCCTCTCCTCGATGTTTATTATGCCCTGCATATAGCTGATAGCATGGGGTGCAGCCAGCGGCAGAAAAATGTCATCATCTCCAAGGCTATTCTTCATGTGTTGGAAAGACTAGCTATGCCACTCAATAGTTATGGGCTTGACCTGGTAGAACATAGTATCAGTTCTGAAGTTCTCAGGGAGAAAGTATTGGCAGAACACCGTAAGTACCTGTCTTTGCAGAACAGTGACATTACTGCCAGTATCAAGACAGCTCCGCAGGATATGAGCGATGGTGAGAAACTTCTTCGCCATATATTGGAGCCTTATAAGGGAAAGCTTGTATTGCTGGATGTCTGGGGAATCTGGTGTGCCCCTTGCAAGATGGCTCTTGCCCATTCGAAGGAAGAGTTCGAACGCTTGGCGCCATACGATGTGGTATATCTTTATATGGTAAGCAATAGTCCTGAAGAGTCATGGAAAAATCTCATCAAACGGAATAATCTGGTTGGCGACAATATCGTCCACTACAATTTGCCAGCGGCTCAGCAGAGTGCCATCGAGAATTATCTCAACATTCACTCCTTCCCATCCTATCGCCTCTTCGACAAGGGAGGAAATCTGGTAGATGTGAAAGTGGATGCCCGCCAGCTTGACAATCTGGAGAAAATCATCAAGGAACTGAACAGATAG
- a CDS encoding ATP-binding protein encodes MATKLYPIGMQTFSEIREADFLYVDKTEYIYRMTHTSGKYFFLSRPRRFGKSLLVSTFESYFEGKKELFKGLAIEKLEKEWTKYPVLHFSLAGGKHMEKDQLVRYLLYILNVNEEKFGIVNDSPDPNVRMLNLIKTVYEQTGQKVVVLIDEYDAPLLDVVHEDTSLGVLREVMRNFYSPLKDSDRMLRFVFLTGITKFSQLSIFSELNNITNVSMDTEYAGICGITKEELVTEMHEDIQQMADVLGLSYDKTLEKLKENYDGYHFAWPSSDIFNPYSLLTCFSKRKVDSYWFGSGTPTYLLNMMRKYDFTPIDLGEQMDASKDDFDAATETMTTIMPLLYQSGYITIKNYDPETELYTLALPNKEVRIGLYRSMLPHYLAAKSAMCNTTVAKMSALINKGNMDGALQLLKTFWEMVPYCDNTDYEGHYQQTMYIIFALLMNFRILVEQHTFRGRTDITMETKDTIYVIELKFNKSAQESLDQINNKHYADAFALKGKTVEKIGMNFMIDEDKTIVLDWAK; translated from the coding sequence ATGGCAACGAAGTTATATCCAATAGGCATGCAGACCTTCTCTGAGATTCGAGAGGCGGACTTTCTCTATGTAGATAAGACGGAGTACATCTATCGTATGACTCATACGAGTGGAAAGTATTTCTTCTTGAGTCGTCCACGTCGTTTTGGCAAATCTCTTTTGGTTTCGACTTTTGAGAGTTACTTCGAGGGAAAGAAGGAACTCTTTAAGGGACTTGCTATTGAAAAACTGGAGAAGGAGTGGACGAAATATCCTGTGCTTCATTTTAGTTTGGCAGGTGGAAAGCACATGGAGAAGGACCAATTGGTGCGCTATCTCTTGTATATATTGAATGTAAATGAAGAAAAATTTGGCATCGTCAATGATTCTCCTGACCCGAATGTCCGTATGCTTAATTTAATAAAAACAGTATATGAACAGACTGGGCAGAAGGTTGTTGTGCTCATCGATGAATACGATGCTCCTTTGCTTGATGTGGTGCACGAGGATACCAGCTTGGGCGTCTTAAGGGAGGTGATGCGCAATTTCTATAGTCCCCTAAAGGATAGCGACCGAATGCTGCGTTTCGTCTTCTTGACAGGCATCACCAAGTTCTCGCAACTTAGTATCTTCAGTGAACTCAATAATATCACAAATGTGAGTATGGATACAGAATATGCTGGCATTTGCGGCATTACCAAGGAGGAACTTGTAACAGAAATGCATGAAGATATTCAGCAGATGGCAGATGTGTTGGGCTTGTCGTATGATAAAACTTTGGAAAAGTTGAAGGAAAATTATGATGGCTATCATTTCGCTTGGCCTTCTTCTGACATATTCAATCCATATAGCTTGCTCACTTGCTTTTCAAAGCGAAAGGTTGATTCCTATTGGTTTGGCTCAGGCACTCCTACTTATCTCCTTAATATGATGCGGAAATATGACTTTACACCGATTGACCTGGGTGAACAGATGGATGCATCAAAGGATGATTTCGATGCAGCCACTGAGACGATGACTACTATCATGCCTTTGCTTTATCAGAGTGGTTATATCACTATCAAGAATTATGATCCGGAAACGGAACTCTATACTTTGGCTCTGCCTAACAAAGAAGTGAGGATAGGTTTGTATCGCAGTATGTTGCCGCATTATTTGGCGGCAAAGTCTGCAATGTGCAATACGACCGTGGCCAAGATGTCTGCTCTTATCAATAAGGGTAACATGGACGGTGCTCTTCAGCTATTGAAAACGTTCTGGGAGATGGTACCTTATTGCGATAATACCGATTATGAGGGGCATTATCAGCAGACAATGTATATCATCTTTGCCCTGCTTATGAATTTCCGTATATTGGTGGAACAGCATACTTTCCGGGGAAGAACAGACATTACGATGGAAACAAAGGATACCATCTATGTGATAGAACTGAAATTTAATAAGTCGGCACAAGAGTCTCTTGACCAAATCAACAACAAGCATTATGCTGATGCTTTTGCCCTAAAAGGCAAAACCGTGGAAAAGATTGGTATGAACTTTATGATTGATGAAGATAAGACGATTGTATTGGATTGGGCAAAATAG
- the xyl3A gene encoding xylan 1,4-beta-xylosidase: MNKNVIYAALMFVITMSSGNASAQQLPYQNPALSAHERAVDLCGRLTLEEKASLMLDDSPAIPRLGIKRFQWWSEALHGVANMGDVTVFPEPIGMAASFNDRMVYRVFDATSDEMRAKWNELQQKGGDVTRFHALSVWTPNVNIFRDPRWGRGQETYGEDPYLTSRMGCAVVRGLQGPEDTKYRKLWACAKHYAIHSGPEWARHTDNITDVTPRDLWETYMPAFKSLVQDAKVREVMCAYQRWDDEPCCGNTRLLQQILRNEWGFKYLVVSDCGAVTDFWENHKVSSNARNAAAKGVLAGTDVECGFNYIYKSVPEAVKYGALTEEEVDKHVIRLLEGRFDLGEMDDNKIVSWSKIPVSVLCSKAHRQLSLDMALQTMTLLQNKNEVLPLDKKVKKIAFIGPNVDNEPMMWGNYNGTPRQTITILDGIKSRLKKKQVVTFKGCDLVNDQTLDSYFDQCSMDGKMGFKGTFWNNREMNGKPVTITQEKNPVQVTTYGQHSFAPNVKLTGFSAKYETVFRPKQNAKVLLDVAACGHYEVYLNGEKKSEKSDWRTAESRIEFEGVKGKEYQIEIRYAEMPTYNADMKINIGHENPIDYQASLKQLKDCETVVFVGGISPQLEGEEMPIEISGFKGGDRTNIELPKVQRNFLKALKEAGKKVVFVNCSGSAIALTPETESCDAILQAWYPGQEGGEAVARVLFGEYNPAGKLPITFYKNSEQLPDFKDYSMKGRTYRYMNDALFPFGYGLSYTSFRIGDATLSNSILKKGEKITLKVPVSNVGKKDGTEIVQVYVKDPADTEGPLKSLKAFERVEVKAGKTAEAVITLDSRNFELFDAATNTVRAKAGKYEVYYGSSSADKDLKKLDVSIEY; encoded by the coding sequence ATGAACAAGAATGTTATATACGCAGCTTTGATGTTTGTGATAACTATGTCTTCCGGCAATGCCTCAGCTCAGCAGTTGCCTTATCAGAATCCTGCTCTCTCGGCTCATGAGAGAGCGGTAGATTTATGTGGTCGTCTCACTTTGGAAGAGAAAGCTTCTCTGATGCTGGATGATTCGCCGGCTATTCCGCGATTGGGAATCAAGAGATTCCAGTGGTGGAGCGAGGCGCTGCATGGTGTGGCGAACATGGGAGATGTAACCGTCTTTCCGGAACCTATCGGAATGGCAGCTTCGTTTAACGACAGAATGGTGTATAGAGTCTTTGATGCAACATCTGATGAGATGCGTGCCAAATGGAATGAACTGCAGCAGAAGGGAGGAGATGTAACCCGTTTCCATGCCCTCTCTGTCTGGACTCCAAACGTGAATATCTTCCGTGATCCTCGCTGGGGACGTGGACAGGAAACCTATGGCGAGGATCCTTATCTTACCAGTAGGATGGGATGTGCCGTGGTGCGCGGATTGCAGGGACCTGAAGATACGAAATACCGCAAACTCTGGGCTTGTGCCAAGCACTATGCAATTCATAGCGGACCAGAATGGGCTCGCCATACAGACAATATTACCGATGTTACACCGCGCGACCTTTGGGAAACTTATATGCCTGCCTTCAAATCACTGGTGCAGGATGCAAAGGTGCGTGAGGTGATGTGTGCCTATCAGCGTTGGGATGATGAACCATGCTGCGGCAACACCCGCCTTTTGCAGCAGATTCTCAGGAATGAGTGGGGATTCAAGTACCTGGTAGTTTCCGACTGTGGTGCTGTTACTGATTTCTGGGAGAATCATAAGGTTTCGAGCAATGCCAGAAATGCAGCAGCTAAGGGTGTATTGGCTGGAACCGATGTAGAATGTGGATTTAATTATATATATAAATCGGTGCCTGAGGCTGTGAAGTATGGTGCCTTGACTGAAGAAGAAGTTGATAAGCATGTGATTCGTCTGCTCGAAGGTCGTTTCGACTTGGGTGAGATGGATGACAACAAGATAGTATCATGGTCGAAGATTCCTGTATCTGTGCTTTGCAGCAAGGCGCATCGCCAGCTCTCGCTCGATATGGCTCTGCAGACCATGACGCTGCTCCAAAACAAGAATGAGGTATTGCCTCTCGATAAAAAGGTAAAGAAGATTGCTTTCATCGGACCAAATGTGGATAACGAACCGATGATGTGGGGAAACTATAATGGTACTCCACGACAGACAATTACCATCCTGGATGGTATCAAGAGTCGTTTGAAGAAAAAACAGGTCGTCACCTTTAAAGGGTGCGACCTGGTGAACGACCAGACATTGGATTCTTACTTCGACCAGTGCAGCATGGATGGCAAGATGGGCTTTAAGGGCACTTTCTGGAACAATCGTGAAATGAATGGTAAGCCTGTTACCATCACCCAGGAAAAGAATCCTGTGCAGGTAACTACCTATGGTCAGCATTCGTTTGCACCCAATGTGAAGTTGACGGGCTTTTCTGCCAAGTATGAAACCGTATTCCGTCCTAAGCAGAACGCCAAGGTATTGCTCGATGTGGCTGCCTGCGGTCATTATGAGGTTTATCTGAATGGTGAGAAAAAGTCAGAGAAGAGCGATTGGCGCACAGCAGAATCCCGCATCGAGTTTGAGGGCGTGAAAGGCAAGGAGTATCAGATAGAAATACGATATGCGGAAATGCCAACCTATAATGCGGATATGAAGATCAATATCGGTCATGAGAATCCTATCGACTATCAGGCTTCGCTCAAGCAGTTGAAGGATTGCGAGACTGTAGTCTTCGTAGGTGGCATCTCTCCACAGTTGGAAGGTGAGGAAATGCCTATCGAGATTTCTGGCTTCAAGGGTGGTGACCGCACCAACATCGAATTGCCTAAGGTTCAGCGCAATTTCCTGAAGGCTTTGAAGGAGGCGGGCAAGAAGGTTGTCTTTGTCAACTGTTCGGGTTCGGCTATCGCCTTGACTCCAGAGACAGAGAGTTGCGATGCCATTCTCCAGGCCTGGTATCCTGGTCAGGAAGGTGGTGAGGCTGTGGCTCGTGTACTCTTCGGAGAGTACAATCCTGCCGGCAAGTTGCCTATTACGTTCTATAAGAATTCAGAGCAGTTGCCTGATTTCAAGGATTACAGCATGAAGGGCAGAACCTATCGTTATATGAACGATGCGCTCTTCCCATTCGGTTATGGTTTAAGCTACACTTCTTTCCGTATTGGCGATGCTACACTTTCCAACTCTATCCTGAAGAAGGGTGAGAAGATAACGCTGAAGGTACCGGTAAGCAATGTAGGAAAGAAAGATGGAACCGAGATTGTGCAGGTATATGTGAAGGATCCTGCCGATACCGAAGGACCATTGAAGAGCTTGAAGGCTTTCGAGAGAGTGGAGGTGAAGGCAGGAAAGACTGCTGAGGCTGTCATTACGCTGGATAGCAGAAACTTCGAACTCTTCGATGCTGCAACCAATACCGTCCGTGCCAAGGCAGGAAAGTATGAGGTTTATTACGGCAGCAGTTCGGCTGATAAGGATTTGAAGAAACTGGATGTTTCTATTGAATATTAA